In a genomic window of Poecilia reticulata strain Guanapo linkage group LG22, Guppy_female_1.0+MT, whole genome shotgun sequence:
- the traf3 gene encoding TNF receptor-associated factor 3 isoform X1 codes for MSSGRSANGREVQIPLQQVAPSLVAPLPITPPSHRSTNPWPPCDLTPQPSAPAGFQPLHGGFRDVFVEKPEAKYCCEACRRVLCEPRQTECGHRFCQSCINDILSHSNPVCPADREPLFKDKIFRDVCCHREIMALKVFCRSKANGCQEQMSLQQIPDHLNVCPFFEVPCPLGKCKERMMRKEIPEHLAWKCKHRESTCEFCMTKMPLTDLQKHKETVCPSFPVSCPNHCSFSSLPRSELTSHQQDCPKAQINCLFHRYGCTFKGLNQEMRQHDSTFVAEHLRMMVKGNCLLENKVDNVKEELMERCKVLPALNSRLSELESQNEELREKNRQTEQKLANLQVGENGKMMSSHSETLMALEIELGSLRRLREEVETLRGTVDNVRTRLATLEQGGRSGSGSTHTFASLETQLNRHDDMLSVHEIRLADMDLRFQVLETASYNGTLIWKIRDYKRRKQEAVAGKTLSLYSQPFYTGYFGYKMCARVYLNGDGMGKGTHLSLFFVVMKGEYDALLPWPFKQKVTLMLMDQTPSRKHLGDAFKPDPHSSSFRRPTAEMNIASGCPLFVAQSVLETGSYIKDDTIFIKVTVDTSDLPDP; via the exons ATGTCATCAGGGAGAAGTGCTAATGGGAGGGAAGTACAGATACCcctccagcaggtggcgcctTCACTTGTTGCTCCCCTCCCAATCACACCACCATCCCACCGCTCAACCAATCCCTGGCCTCCATGCGATCTCACTCCTCAACCAA GTGCTCCTGCAGGGTTCCAGCCTCTTCATGGAGGATTTCGAGATGTGTTTGTTGAGAAGCCAGAGGCCAAATACTGCTGCGAGGCGTGCAGGCGGGTCCTGTGTGAGCCCCGCCAGACTGAATGTGGACACCGCTTCTGTCAGAGCTGCATCAATGACATCCTCAG TCACTCAAACCCAGTGTGTCCGGCTGACAGGGAGCCTCTGTTCAAAGACAAG ATCTTTAGAGATGTATGTTGTCATCGAGAGATTATGGCGCTGAAGGTCTTCTGTCGGAGTAAAGCTAACGGCTGTCAGGAGCAAATGAGTCTGCAGCAGATACCT GACCACCTGAATGTGTGTCCGTTCTTCGAGGTTCCCTGTCCGCTGGGGAAATGTAAAGAGAGGATGATGAGGAAGGAGATTCCTGAGCACCTAGCATGGAAATGTAAACACAGAGAGAGCACTTGTGAATTTTGCATGACCAAGATGCCTTTGACTGACCTACAG AAACACAAGGAGACTGTGTGTCCGTCGTTCCCTGTGTCCTGTCCCAACCActgctccttctcctccctGCCCCGGAGTGAG cTGACCAGCCACCAGCAAGACTGTCCCAAAGCCCAGATCAACTGTCTGTTCCACCGCTACGGCTGCACCTTCAAG GGCTTAAATCAAGAAATGAGGCAGCATGACTCGACCTTCGTAGCCGAGCATCTAAGAATGATGGTCAAAGGGAACTGCTTGTTGGAGAACAAG GTGGACAACGTAAAGGAAGAGCTAATGGAGCGGTGCAAGGTGCTTCCTGCTCTCAACAGCCGACTGTCGGAGCTGGAGAGCCAGAACGAAGAACTGCGGGAAAAGAACCGGCAGACGGAGCAGAAGCTGGCCAACCTGCAGGTAGGGGAGAACGGG AAAATGATGAGCTCGCATTCAGAGACGCTGATGGCGTTGGAGATAGAGCTCGGTTCACTGCGTCGACTAAGAGAAGAAGTGGAAACCTTACGAGGAACGGTGGACAACGTTCGGACACGGCTGGCCACCTTGGAGCAGGGGGGACGGAGCGGGTCCGGATCCACTCACACCTTTG CGTCTTTGGAAACTCAGCTCAATCGGCACGACGACATGTTGAGCGTCCATGAAATCCGGTTGGCTGACATGGACCTGAGGTTCCAGGTACTGGAGACAGCTAGCTACAATGGGACTCTAATCTGGAAAATCCGGGACTACAAGAGACGGAAACAGGAAGCCGTGGCAGGAAAGACGCTGTCTCTGTATTCACAGCCGTTTTATACCGGATATTTCGGATACAAGATGTGCGCTCGGGTTTACCTCAATGGAGACGGCATGGGCAAGGGGACGCACCTGTCGCTGTTCTTTGTGGTGATGAAGGGCGAGTACGACGCCCTGCTGCCCTGGCCCTTCAAGCAGAAG gTGACTCTGATGCTGATGGACCAGACTCCTTCCAGGAAGCACCTGGGCGACGCCTTCAAGCCCGatccgcacagcagcagcttcaggcgCCCCACGGCTGAGATGAACATTGCCTCCGGCTGTCCTCTGTTCGTGGCTCAGAGCGTCCTGGAGACGGGCAGCTACATCAAAGATGACACCATCTTCATCAAG GTCACCGTGGATACGTCCGACCTTCCTGACCCCTGA
- the traf3 gene encoding TNF receptor-associated factor 3 isoform X2, whose amino-acid sequence MSSGRSANGREVQIPLQQVAPSLVAPLPITPPSHRSTNPWPPCDLTPQPSAPAGFQPLHGGFRDVFVEKPEAKYCCEACRRVLCEPRQTECGHRFCQSCINDILSHSNPVCPADREPLFKDKIFRDVCCHREIMALKVFCRSKANGCQEQMSLQQIPDHLNVCPFFEVPCPLGKCKERMMRKEIPEHLAWKCKHRESTCEFCMTKMPLTDLQKHKETVCPSFPVSCPNHCSFSSLPRSELTSHQQDCPKAQINCLFHRYGCTFKGLNQEMRQHDSTFVAEHLRMMVKGNCLLENKVDNVKEELMERCKVLPALNSRLSELESQNEELREKNRQTEQKLANLQKMMSSHSETLMALEIELGSLRRLREEVETLRGTVDNVRTRLATLEQGGRSGSGSTHTFASLETQLNRHDDMLSVHEIRLADMDLRFQVLETASYNGTLIWKIRDYKRRKQEAVAGKTLSLYSQPFYTGYFGYKMCARVYLNGDGMGKGTHLSLFFVVMKGEYDALLPWPFKQKVTLMLMDQTPSRKHLGDAFKPDPHSSSFRRPTAEMNIASGCPLFVAQSVLETGSYIKDDTIFIKVTVDTSDLPDP is encoded by the exons ATGTCATCAGGGAGAAGTGCTAATGGGAGGGAAGTACAGATACCcctccagcaggtggcgcctTCACTTGTTGCTCCCCTCCCAATCACACCACCATCCCACCGCTCAACCAATCCCTGGCCTCCATGCGATCTCACTCCTCAACCAA GTGCTCCTGCAGGGTTCCAGCCTCTTCATGGAGGATTTCGAGATGTGTTTGTTGAGAAGCCAGAGGCCAAATACTGCTGCGAGGCGTGCAGGCGGGTCCTGTGTGAGCCCCGCCAGACTGAATGTGGACACCGCTTCTGTCAGAGCTGCATCAATGACATCCTCAG TCACTCAAACCCAGTGTGTCCGGCTGACAGGGAGCCTCTGTTCAAAGACAAG ATCTTTAGAGATGTATGTTGTCATCGAGAGATTATGGCGCTGAAGGTCTTCTGTCGGAGTAAAGCTAACGGCTGTCAGGAGCAAATGAGTCTGCAGCAGATACCT GACCACCTGAATGTGTGTCCGTTCTTCGAGGTTCCCTGTCCGCTGGGGAAATGTAAAGAGAGGATGATGAGGAAGGAGATTCCTGAGCACCTAGCATGGAAATGTAAACACAGAGAGAGCACTTGTGAATTTTGCATGACCAAGATGCCTTTGACTGACCTACAG AAACACAAGGAGACTGTGTGTCCGTCGTTCCCTGTGTCCTGTCCCAACCActgctccttctcctccctGCCCCGGAGTGAG cTGACCAGCCACCAGCAAGACTGTCCCAAAGCCCAGATCAACTGTCTGTTCCACCGCTACGGCTGCACCTTCAAG GGCTTAAATCAAGAAATGAGGCAGCATGACTCGACCTTCGTAGCCGAGCATCTAAGAATGATGGTCAAAGGGAACTGCTTGTTGGAGAACAAG GTGGACAACGTAAAGGAAGAGCTAATGGAGCGGTGCAAGGTGCTTCCTGCTCTCAACAGCCGACTGTCGGAGCTGGAGAGCCAGAACGAAGAACTGCGGGAAAAGAACCGGCAGACGGAGCAGAAGCTGGCCAACCTGCAG AAAATGATGAGCTCGCATTCAGAGACGCTGATGGCGTTGGAGATAGAGCTCGGTTCACTGCGTCGACTAAGAGAAGAAGTGGAAACCTTACGAGGAACGGTGGACAACGTTCGGACACGGCTGGCCACCTTGGAGCAGGGGGGACGGAGCGGGTCCGGATCCACTCACACCTTTG CGTCTTTGGAAACTCAGCTCAATCGGCACGACGACATGTTGAGCGTCCATGAAATCCGGTTGGCTGACATGGACCTGAGGTTCCAGGTACTGGAGACAGCTAGCTACAATGGGACTCTAATCTGGAAAATCCGGGACTACAAGAGACGGAAACAGGAAGCCGTGGCAGGAAAGACGCTGTCTCTGTATTCACAGCCGTTTTATACCGGATATTTCGGATACAAGATGTGCGCTCGGGTTTACCTCAATGGAGACGGCATGGGCAAGGGGACGCACCTGTCGCTGTTCTTTGTGGTGATGAAGGGCGAGTACGACGCCCTGCTGCCCTGGCCCTTCAAGCAGAAG gTGACTCTGATGCTGATGGACCAGACTCCTTCCAGGAAGCACCTGGGCGACGCCTTCAAGCCCGatccgcacagcagcagcttcaggcgCCCCACGGCTGAGATGAACATTGCCTCCGGCTGTCCTCTGTTCGTGGCTCAGAGCGTCCTGGAGACGGGCAGCTACATCAAAGATGACACCATCTTCATCAAG GTCACCGTGGATACGTCCGACCTTCCTGACCCCTGA